From the genome of Ammoniphilus sp. CFH 90114, one region includes:
- a CDS encoding gamma-glutamyl-gamma-aminobutyrate hydrolase family protein, whose translation MKPLIGITASLDHTQIRVQRENSDAVLQAGGLPVIVPYIEDEQAIRQLASRLDGLLLTGGGDIDPFLFHEEPLPHLGSITPERDLLEVLLVREMLFQDKPILGICRGCQILNIAAGGDMYQDIYSQSEKPLLQHSQRAPRYHVSHFVDVQKGTLLHRITGEEKLKVNSFHHQAVRKLPEGFRVAAASTDGIIEAFDSREHAFVLGVQWHPEDLYVKHPTMLQLFHAFVTACSAK comes from the coding sequence ATGAAACCGTTGATAGGAATCACGGCGTCGTTAGATCATACTCAGATTAGAGTCCAACGTGAGAATAGTGATGCTGTTCTTCAAGCAGGTGGTCTTCCCGTTATTGTGCCTTATATTGAAGATGAGCAGGCTATTCGACAACTTGCTTCCCGTTTGGATGGATTGCTTTTGACAGGTGGAGGAGATATTGATCCCTTTTTGTTTCATGAAGAGCCACTGCCTCACTTAGGATCGATTACTCCAGAGAGAGATTTATTAGAAGTCCTCTTAGTTCGTGAGATGCTGTTTCAAGACAAGCCTATTCTTGGAATCTGCCGAGGGTGTCAAATCCTAAACATTGCAGCGGGTGGCGATATGTACCAAGACATCTATTCACAAAGTGAGAAACCTCTTCTGCAGCATTCCCAGCGAGCTCCTCGCTATCACGTTTCTCATTTCGTTGACGTTCAGAAGGGGACCTTACTACATCGGATCACGGGGGAAGAGAAATTGAAGGTGAACAGCTTTCATCATCAAGCTGTGAGGAAGTTGCCAGAAGGCTTTCGTGTAGCGGCTGCCTCGACGGATGGGATTATTGAGGCTTTTGACAGCCGTGAACACGCCTTCGTTCTAGGCGTTCAATGGCATCCTGAAGATCTGTATGTGAAACATCCAACGATGTTACAGCTATTTCATGCTTTCGTGACAGCCTGTTCCGCCAAATAG
- a CDS encoding S-layer homology domain-containing protein has protein sequence MIKWFASLFIIIFSLTSTTLSAQSPNHHNLIYLYGATSNTYKKQLEQTNGQVGTLIPNYFNLTKDGQLVVNVDTDFVAYAKKKGYRITPFISNHWDQQVGIQAMANRVKLADDLAAAVLKNDLDGINIDIENLTYAERDLQTEFLKRLTDKLKPHGKTVSIAVAPARFDTTKGWVGSYDFEAIGKIVDVVFIMGYDQSYPNGPEGPVAGLPWVEESVKYFIKKMPKEKIVLGVPFYGRYWTETNRGHGIHYPVAMNLMNKNNATMEYDAVNSTMKSKFTDQASGKKYEIWFDNADTILERIKLVEKYQLKGWGAWHLGQEDTRIWTALQPGNQPFRDIASHWAKKDILAMKDRELLRGYSDDTFRPGQQITREEVATLLTQALRFDIKKDGGFKDVSASRWSFPYVSTISVYGMMKGYPDQTFRPAHPITRAEFAAALARSFAVTPKNGTESSFSDIHQHWAREDIVKLQQAGILSGYQDGSFRPDQTVSRAETAAMLHRILQ, from the coding sequence ATGATTAAATGGTTTGCCAGTCTCTTTATCATTATTTTTAGTTTAACAAGTACAACGCTATCTGCCCAGTCACCCAATCATCATAACTTAATCTACTTATATGGCGCTACCTCAAATACATATAAAAAACAACTCGAACAGACCAACGGTCAAGTGGGAACTCTTATTCCCAACTACTTTAATTTAACGAAAGACGGACAACTTGTTGTCAATGTCGATACAGACTTTGTGGCTTATGCAAAGAAAAAAGGATATCGGATTACCCCCTTTATAAGTAATCACTGGGATCAGCAAGTGGGAATTCAGGCGATGGCAAACCGAGTTAAGCTAGCGGATGACCTTGCCGCCGCGGTACTTAAAAACGATCTTGATGGGATCAATATTGACATCGAAAATCTAACCTATGCTGAGCGAGACCTACAAACGGAATTCCTCAAGAGGCTCACAGATAAGCTGAAGCCTCATGGCAAAACGGTCAGTATTGCCGTAGCCCCTGCTCGCTTTGATACCACAAAGGGCTGGGTCGGTTCGTATGATTTTGAAGCTATAGGAAAGATTGTGGATGTTGTGTTTATCATGGGTTATGACCAGAGTTATCCTAATGGTCCTGAGGGACCGGTAGCAGGTTTGCCTTGGGTTGAAGAGTCCGTGAAATACTTTATTAAAAAAATGCCGAAGGAGAAAATCGTATTAGGAGTTCCGTTCTATGGAAGATACTGGACAGAGACGAATAGAGGACACGGAATCCACTATCCTGTGGCCATGAATCTAATGAATAAAAACAATGCGACTATGGAATACGATGCTGTAAATAGCACGATGAAGTCTAAATTTACGGATCAAGCTTCAGGAAAAAAGTATGAAATTTGGTTTGATAACGCAGACACGATACTAGAAAGAATAAAGCTGGTGGAGAAATATCAGTTGAAAGGTTGGGGAGCTTGGCACTTGGGGCAAGAAGATACTCGAATCTGGACGGCACTGCAACCGGGCAACCAGCCCTTCCGTGATATCGCCAGTCATTGGGCGAAGAAAGATATCCTAGCCATGAAAGATCGAGAGCTGCTTCGAGGATATTCCGATGATACCTTCCGTCCAGGGCAACAGATTACAAGAGAAGAAGTGGCTACGCTGCTTACTCAAGCTTTACGTTTTGATATTAAAAAAGACGGAGGATTCAAGGATGTTTCCGCATCCCGTTGGTCCTTCCCTTATGTCAGCACCATCTCGGTTTATGGGATGATGAAAGGCTACCCAGATCAGACGTTCCGACCCGCTCATCCCATTACCCGAGCCGAGTTTGCTGCTGCCTTAGCTCGAAGCTTCGCTGTCACACCGAAAAACGGGACAGAATCCTCCTTTTCCGATATCCATCAACACTGGGCAAGAGAGGATATTGTAAAGCTGCAACAAGCTGGAATCTTATCAGGTTACCAGGATGGCTCTTTCCGTCCTGACCAGACGGTTTCTAGAGCGGAAACCGCAGCGATGTTACACCGTATTTTACAATAA
- a CDS encoding M55 family metallopeptidase: protein MKLFISADMEGISGIVDPSYIDPDKGKNYERGRILMTHDVNAVIEAAVESGATEILVADSHYRMTNILIEQLHPKATLLCGSPRDFSMMQGLDPSFDAALFIGYHSRHGVPGVLSHTMSGVIKNLYVNDQVVGEFGFNAIYAALCGVPVCFVSGDDQIADEAKALIPKISTAIVKKAQSRTSAACLSLQESKRVLHETTKQALASLPGLSPMQVKLPLELAVDFSHAGQAEMAAIVPGTKYEHGTTMVTFVAQDQYELYRVMRAMMNLAGTVEFC, encoded by the coding sequence ATGAAATTATTTATCTCAGCCGACATGGAAGGCATCTCAGGAATTGTCGATCCAAGTTATATCGATCCAGATAAAGGAAAGAACTATGAGCGAGGACGAATCCTCATGACTCATGATGTCAATGCTGTCATCGAAGCCGCCGTGGAATCTGGGGCAACGGAAATCCTTGTAGCAGACAGTCACTATCGCATGACGAACATCTTAATTGAACAACTTCATCCCAAGGCTACCCTTCTTTGCGGGTCACCCCGTGATTTCTCCATGATGCAGGGACTTGATCCTAGTTTTGACGCTGCCCTCTTTATCGGGTATCATTCACGTCATGGTGTTCCAGGGGTATTAAGCCATACGATGTCCGGGGTCATCAAAAATTTATATGTAAACGATCAAGTCGTTGGTGAGTTCGGCTTTAATGCCATCTATGCCGCACTTTGCGGGGTCCCCGTTTGTTTCGTATCTGGAGACGATCAGATCGCGGACGAAGCCAAAGCCCTTATTCCTAAAATCAGTACAGCCATAGTCAAGAAGGCACAATCCCGAACCTCTGCTGCTTGTCTCTCTCTTCAAGAGAGCAAGAGAGTCCTTCACGAAACGACTAAACAAGCCTTGGCTTCGCTGCCTGGCCTCTCCCCTATGCAAGTCAAGTTGCCGCTAGAGCTTGCTGTGGACTTCTCCCATGCCGGACAAGCGGAGATGGCTGCCATCGTGCCAGGTACGAAATATGAACACGGTACCACCATGGTGACTTTTGTTGCCCAAGACCAATATGAGCTCTACCGAGTCATGAGAGCCATGATGAACCTAGCAGGAACGGTCGAATTCTGTTAA
- a CDS encoding peptide ABC transporter substrate-binding protein yields MRKKLYTILGAALSMGMVLSACSGGNQATPEQKPAEPSGTAEIPAAQKDSVLRVNIHMEPPTLHPAQATDTTSLMILKSIMEGLTRVGQDGKPQLAAAEDIKISEDLKTYTFKLRDLKWTNGDPVTAYDYEYAWKWALDPHNESEYAYQMYPILNAEKVKNKELPLDQLGVKAEDEKTLVVHLENPTPYFLELTAFATFFPVNQKATEGNKNWHAQAATYVGNGPFKLTKWEHGSQVIIEKNESYWDADTVKLTRVEMAIIEDQNTELSMFQNGELDWAGSPFSSLPTVAMPQLKQEGKMTTVPIAGTYMYKFNTKKPPFDNAKIRKAFSYAVDRQAIVENVTQGGQLPAMAYVPPTMFPENEKGVFQHHNVEEAKKLLAEGMKEAGYDKLPPITLSYNTGEAHAKIAQAIQDMWKQNLGVEVSLTNSEWKVHLEAVQEQDFQVARMAWLGDFNDAINFLELYTVPEGNNSTLWTSEPFNKLIKDSYTETDSAKRQQLMKDAEKILMDEMPIIPIYYYTYSYLKADNVKDVYMDGLGNVDLKWAYVE; encoded by the coding sequence ATGAGGAAGAAGCTCTATACGATATTGGGCGCCGCGCTGTCCATGGGGATGGTATTGTCTGCCTGTAGCGGTGGAAACCAAGCCACTCCAGAACAGAAGCCCGCAGAACCAAGCGGCACTGCGGAGATACCAGCTGCTCAGAAGGATAGTGTGCTGAGAGTGAATATTCACATGGAACCGCCAACACTCCATCCAGCTCAAGCAACGGATACGACTTCCCTTATGATCCTCAAATCCATCATGGAAGGATTAACCCGCGTAGGACAAGACGGCAAGCCACAACTTGCAGCAGCTGAAGATATTAAGATCTCTGAGGATTTAAAAACATATACATTTAAGCTTCGTGATTTAAAGTGGACAAACGGTGATCCTGTTACGGCCTATGATTATGAATATGCTTGGAAGTGGGCTCTTGATCCTCATAATGAATCCGAATATGCTTATCAGATGTACCCGATTCTCAATGCCGAAAAGGTTAAAAACAAGGAACTTCCTCTTGATCAGCTAGGGGTTAAGGCTGAAGATGAGAAAACTCTTGTTGTACACTTAGAGAACCCTACTCCTTACTTCTTAGAGCTGACCGCTTTTGCTACTTTCTTCCCTGTCAATCAGAAAGCAACGGAAGGCAATAAGAACTGGCACGCGCAAGCAGCTACCTATGTCGGTAACGGTCCTTTTAAGCTCACCAAGTGGGAGCACGGAAGCCAAGTGATCATCGAGAAGAATGAGAGTTATTGGGATGCGGATACCGTAAAGTTGACCCGTGTCGAGATGGCTATTATCGAAGACCAGAATACGGAATTGAGCATGTTCCAGAATGGTGAACTAGATTGGGCTGGATCCCCTTTCTCTTCTCTTCCAACAGTAGCAATGCCACAGTTAAAACAAGAAGGAAAAATGACCACCGTTCCGATCGCAGGGACTTATATGTATAAGTTCAATACAAAGAAACCTCCATTCGATAATGCCAAGATTCGCAAGGCCTTCTCGTACGCGGTTGATCGACAGGCGATTGTAGAGAATGTAACTCAGGGTGGACAACTTCCTGCCATGGCTTATGTACCACCAACTATGTTCCCTGAGAATGAAAAAGGGGTCTTCCAACATCACAATGTAGAAGAAGCGAAAAAACTCCTTGCCGAAGGGATGAAGGAAGCTGGGTACGACAAGTTGCCTCCTATCACATTATCCTATAACACGGGTGAAGCCCATGCTAAGATCGCTCAAGCGATCCAGGATATGTGGAAGCAAAACCTCGGGGTAGAGGTTAGCTTGACGAACTCTGAATGGAAAGTCCATCTAGAAGCGGTACAGGAACAGGACTTCCAAGTGGCTCGAATGGCTTGGTTAGGTGATTTTAACGATGCGATTAACTTCCTTGAGCTATACACCGTTCCGGAAGGGAATAACAGTACGCTCTGGACGAGTGAACCATTCAACAAGTTGATCAAGGATTCGTACACCGAAACGGACTCTGCTAAACGACAACAGTTGATGAAGGATGCAGAGAAGATCTTAATGGATGAGATGCCCATCATCCCCATCTATTACTATACTTACTCTTACCTTAAGGCCGATAATGTGAAGGATGTGTACATGGACGGCTTAGGTAATGTTGACCTGAAGTGGGCTTACGTAGAATAA
- a CDS encoding alpha/beta-type small acid-soluble spore protein: MQQQNESRNTNQKLVPGAAQALDQMKYEIAQEFGVQLGAEQTSRANGSVGGEITKRLVQFAEQALSGQRIQ, from the coding sequence ATGCAACAACAAAACGAAAGCCGTAACACAAACCAAAAGCTAGTTCCTGGAGCAGCTCAAGCCCTAGACCAAATGAAGTATGAAATTGCTCAAGAGTTTGGTGTACAACTTGGAGCAGAACAAACTTCTCGTGCTAACGGATCTGTTGGTGGAGAAATTACAAAGCGTCTTGTTCAATTCGCTGAGCAAGCTCTTTCTGGTCAAAGAATTCAATAA